From the genome of Clostridia bacterium, one region includes:
- a CDS encoding SDR family oxidoreductase produces MNDLFNIKGKKSIVTGGTKGLGFSMAEALMDAGCEVAVIGSTDKIFDAADNWKEKGYIVYPVKADLSIKEENFRAFNEAISYLGDIDILVCAAGMITRHISDEFPLDEWEKTINLNLNSTFIFCKEAGKIMLKKGYGKIINVASMCSYFGGQTVPAYSATKGAVMQLTKALSNDWAGKGINVNAIAPGYMATDMTKAIRENNERYNEITKRIPKGRWGTKDDMKGATLFLASRASDYLCGAIIPVDGGYLCK; encoded by the coding sequence ATGAATGATTTATTTAATATAAAAGGTAAAAAATCAATAGTAACAGGTGGAACAAAAGGTCTTGGCTTTAGTATGGCTGAGGCACTAATGGATGCAGGATGCGAAGTGGCAGTTATAGGATCAACCGATAAGATTTTTGATGCGGCAGATAACTGGAAAGAAAAAGGATATATCGTATATCCTGTAAAAGCAGATTTAAGCATAAAAGAAGAAAACTTCAGGGCATTTAATGAGGCTATATCTTATCTTGGGGATATTGATATTTTAGTATGCGCTGCAGGAATGATTACAAGGCATATATCTGATGAATTCCCACTTGACGAATGGGAAAAAACAATTAACTTAAATTTAAATTCCACATTTATTTTCTGCAAAGAGGCAGGAAAAATAATGTTAAAAAAAGGGTACGGTAAAATTATAAATGTTGCCTCTATGTGTTCTTATTTTGGTGGGCAGACTGTTCCTGCCTACTCTGCAACCAAAGGAGCAGTTATGCAACTTACAAAAGCCCTTTCCAATGACTGGGCAGGTAAAGGAATAAATGTTAACGCTATTGCTCCAGGATATATGGCAACCGATATGACCAAGGCTATAAGAGAAAACAACGAAAGATATAATGAAATTACAAAAAGAATACCAAAAGGAAGATGGGGGACGAAAGATGATATGAAAGGTGCAACATTGTTTTTAGCATCAAGAGCAAGTGATTATCTTTGCGGTGCTATTATACCTGTTGACGGTGGATACCTTTGTAAATAA
- a CDS encoding Na/Pi cotransporter family protein, with protein sequence MDFFDVLTLIGGLCLFLFGMSVMGDSLERRAGDKLSEIIGKLTTNKIAGFLTGLGVTALIQSSSATTVMAVGFVNSGLMNLKQAISIIMGANIGTTVTSWILSLGGIEGSNFIVQMFKPMSFTPILALIGIAFFMFGKTNKKKDTGTIFLGFAVLMFGMDIMSGAVAGLRDVPAFRELFVAFKNPILGVIAGAVLTAIIQSSSASVGILQALTVTGQISYGAAFPIIMGQNIGTCITAILSSFGTNRNAKRVAFAHLSFNIIGTVVVLIGLYIVKGVFNPAILDVNATHLGIAISHSIFNIICTIILLPMSSLLEKFVCKLVPDAKREEETTELDERLLQTPAVALVTSRNYALKMANCAVTALKESILSLTDYSEEKANKIKEMEEKTDHYEDIIGDYLLKLSHHRINEDESAEAAKLLRIIGDFERMSDHAVNILESAQEMRDKKIKFTEFATKELLVISNAVNEIVDLSLSAFENNDLSVAFDIESLEEVIDVLKDELRTSHIRRLQKGQCTIEAGFIWADLLTNFERASDHCSNIAGCIIETSNHHLNMHEGLRTLKTENEEFKSKYKIYSEKYLVK encoded by the coding sequence ATGGATTTTTTTGATGTTCTAACGTTAATTGGAGGGCTTTGTTTATTTTTATTCGGTATGAGTGTTATGGGCGATTCACTAGAACGCCGTGCCGGAGATAAATTAAGCGAAATTATTGGAAAACTTACAACTAATAAAATTGCAGGTTTTTTAACAGGTTTAGGGGTAACAGCCCTTATCCAGAGTTCATCTGCTACAACAGTTATGGCAGTTGGTTTTGTTAACTCAGGGCTTATGAACTTAAAACAGGCAATAAGTATAATTATGGGTGCCAACATCGGTACAACAGTTACATCGTGGATTTTAAGCCTTGGAGGAATAGAGGGCAGTAACTTTATTGTTCAGATGTTTAAACCTATGTCATTTACTCCGATTCTTGCACTTATTGGTATTGCATTTTTTATGTTTGGTAAAACCAATAAGAAAAAGGATACAGGAACAATATTTCTTGGGTTTGCAGTTTTAATGTTTGGTATGGATATAATGTCTGGTGCTGTTGCAGGGTTAAGAGATGTTCCTGCTTTTAGAGAACTTTTTGTAGCGTTTAAAAACCCTATTCTTGGTGTTATTGCAGGTGCTGTGCTTACAGCAATTATTCAGTCATCATCTGCTTCTGTCGGTATACTTCAGGCACTTACAGTAACAGGGCAGATTTCATATGGTGCAGCCTTTCCTATTATAATGGGGCAGAATATCGGTACTTGTATAACTGCTATTTTATCAAGTTTTGGTACTAACCGTAATGCAAAGCGTGTTGCTTTTGCACATCTTTCGTTTAATATAATAGGTACTGTTGTTGTACTTATAGGATTATATATTGTAAAAGGTGTGTTTAACCCTGCAATTCTTGATGTAAACGCAACCCACTTAGGAATTGCAATAAGCCACTCTATATTTAATATAATCTGTACAATAATTCTTCTTCCAATGTCATCTCTTTTAGAAAAATTTGTTTGCAAACTTGTTCCTGATGCCAAGCGTGAAGAAGAAACAACCGAACTTGACGAAAGACTTTTACAAACTCCTGCAGTTGCGCTTGTTACCAGCAGAAATTACGCATTGAAGATGGCAAACTGTGCAGTAACTGCGCTTAAAGAAAGTATTTTATCTCTTACCGATTACAGCGAAGAAAAAGCCAATAAAATTAAAGAAATGGAAGAAAAGACTGACCATTATGAAGATATAATAGGCGACTATCTTTTAAAACTATCTCATCACCGTATAAATGAAGATGAGAGTGCTGAAGCGGCAAAACTTTTAAGAATAATAGGCGATTTTGAAAGAATGTCTGACCATGCAGTTAATATATTAGAATCTGCACAAGAAATGAGAGATAAGAAAATTAAGTTTACAGAGTTTGCAACCAAAGAACTTTTGGTTATATCAAATGCAGTAAACGAAATTGTAGATTTATCTCTTAGTGCATTTGAAAACAACGATTTAAGTGTGGCATTTGATATTGAATCTTTAGAAGAAGTTATTGATGTATTAAAAGACGAGTTAAGAACAAGTCATATAAGAAGACTTCAAAAAGGTCAATGTACTATTGAAGCAGGGTTTATATGGGCTGACCTTCTTACCAACTTTGAAAGAGCATCCGACCATTGTTCAAATATTGCAGGATGTATTATTGAAACATCAAATCATCATCTTAATATGCATGAAGGCTTAAGAACATTAAAAACTGAAAATGAAGAATTTAAGTCCAAATATAAAATTTATTCTGAAAAATATTTAGTAAAATAA
- a CDS encoding cob(I)yrinic acid a,c-diamide adenosyltransferase, with amino-acid sequence MKMIHIYHGDGKGKTTASVGIAIRALGADKKVVFSQFLKSDSSCEIKVLDKLLDVKICKNKHGFFPQLNDKEKAEVIKEQNDLFSTLEDTTCLDLLIMDEILDAVYLNIIDEKKLIDFLIKKRETTEIILTGRNPSDDILNLADYITYFKKEKHPFDSGTGARLGIEY; translated from the coding sequence ATGAAAATGATTCATATATACCACGGAGACGGAAAAGGAAAAACTACTGCATCTGTCGGCATTGCCATAAGGGCTTTGGGAGCAGATAAAAAAGTTGTGTTTTCTCAATTTTTAAAAAGTGATTCCTCCTGCGAGATAAAAGTGTTAGATAAATTATTAGATGTTAAAATATGCAAAAATAAACATGGCTTTTTCCCACAACTTAATGACAAAGAAAAGGCAGAGGTTATAAAAGAGCAAAACGATTTATTTTCTACTTTAGAAGATACAACCTGCTTAGACTTACTTATTATGGACGAAATTCTTGATGCAGTTTATCTTAATATAATAGACGAAAAAAAACTTATAGATTTTCTTATTAAAAAAAGAGAAACAACCGAAATTATTTTAACAGGGAGAAATCCGTCAGACGATATTTTAAATCTGGCAGATTATATTACATATTTTAAAAAAGAAAAGCACCCATTCGACAGTGGAACAGGTGCAAGACTTGGAATAGAATATTAA
- a CDS encoding ECF transporter S component: MFILPYKKREEISKIKTNKLSKRTLIATFFILILVPVTIFSGIYLLDNKKFYIISLLIILEIFVPFIINFEEKKPQARELIIISVLCAVAVSGRIVFASLPQFKPIVATVIIAGVCFGAETGFLVGAVSGFVSNFYFMQGPWTPWQMFALGLVGFVGGIIFNKGFIKTSRLSLSIFGFFAILIIYAGILNPSSALLYLPNPTFYELFIASMVSGFIFDLVHAVSTAFFLYFISEPLILKLERVKTKYGLK; this comes from the coding sequence ATGTTTATATTGCCTTATAAAAAAAGAGAAGAAATAAGCAAGATAAAAACTAATAAACTTTCAAAAAGAACACTTATTGCAACATTTTTTATTTTAATTTTAGTACCTGTTACAATATTTTCAGGCATCTATCTATTAGATAATAAAAAGTTTTATATAATAAGTCTTCTTATAATACTTGAAATTTTTGTTCCTTTTATTATTAACTTTGAAGAAAAGAAACCTCAGGCAAGAGAACTTATTATAATAAGCGTTCTTTGTGCTGTTGCAGTTTCTGGAAGAATTGTTTTTGCTTCACTGCCACAATTTAAACCAATAGTTGCAACTGTTATAATTGCAGGGGTTTGTTTTGGGGCAGAAACAGGCTTTTTAGTGGGCGCTGTTTCAGGCTTTGTATCAAACTTTTATTTTATGCAAGGGCCTTGGACACCATGGCAGATGTTTGCCTTAGGCTTGGTTGGGTTTGTTGGAGGAATTATATTTAATAAAGGGTTTATTAAAACATCAAGATTATCACTTAGTATATTTGGTTTTTTTGCAATTTTAATTATTTATGCTGGAATTTTAAACCCGTCTTCTGCTCTTTTATATTTACCAAACCCTACTTTTTATGAACTCTTTATTGCATCTATGGTAAGTGGATTTATATTTGATTTGGTTCATGCAGTTTCTACTGCCTTTTTCTTATATTTTATATCTGAGCCACTCATTTTAAAATTAGAGAGAGTAAAGACAAAATACGGACTTAAGTAA